Proteins encoded within one genomic window of Humulus lupulus chromosome 1, drHumLupu1.1, whole genome shotgun sequence:
- the LOC133815756 gene encoding uncharacterized protein LOC133815756, whose amino-acid sequence MDWNAAGKNRLMQLNELDEFRNEAYENAKIYKEHTKRWHDTNLSRKEFQPDQQVLLFNSRLKLFPGKLKSRWSGPYTVVTVFPYGSLELKNRNNETFKVNGQRVKPYLGGPIDQAKSIILLKPL is encoded by the coding sequence ATGGATTGGAATGCAGCTGGGAAAAATAGGCTAATGCAATTGAATGAACTTGATGAGTTTcggaatgaagcctatgagaatgcTAAAATTTACAAGGAACACACCAAGAGATGGCATGATACGAACTTGTCCCGAAAAGAATTTCAACCCGATCAGCAGGTATTATTGTTCAATTCACGGTTGAAACTTTTTCCAGGAAAATTGAAATCGAGATGGTCGGGTCCGTACACAGTAGTAACAGTGTTTCCTTATGGATCGTTGGAGTTAAAAAATCGAAATAATGAAACATTCAAGGTGAATGGTCAACGAGTGAAGCCATATTTGGGTGGTCCTATTGATCAAGCCAAGTCAATTATTTTGttgaagcctctctga